A stretch of Nitrospira sp. DNA encodes these proteins:
- a CDS encoding PAS domain S-box protein → MAVDTASYAVLVVEDNPDIVVSLQDLLIHDGYAVHTATSCAQALAHLHAHRFNAVLLDVTLPDGDGLTLLGTIQQLDPHLPVIIVTASTATEKTVGSLSRGAYAYLTKPYHREELRQTLRRAIGVKELAVKAQQAEHLLTESEHRFRSLVESASDAIVVADGRGTIVSHNRSAATMFGYPHDGLLGQPLTILMPVRFRDRHLAGLARVETTGVSRLIGSAVELQGIKKDGTEFPIELSLATWKTGGGNFYSGIIRDISQRKQIEETLRRSERLLKDIIDNSTAVIYVKGADGRYILTNRRFQELFHLTAGQIAGRTDHDLFPPKIAEVFSANDRQVLDRNGPAEYDETAPHPDGLHHYISIKFPLCDDTGGPYAVCGISTDITERKRIGDHLRTNEERIQHALGSARIGIWDWNLRTDRCYWSPIAHDLLGDPAGSGLISRQDFLARIHPDDRPSILAALRLADSTSQGEIAFEHRVRRPDGTLRWLAWSGHIIHDETGRASRIVGTVQAHTPPGR, encoded by the coding sequence ATGGCCGTCGATACCGCCTCCTATGCCGTCCTCGTCGTTGAAGACAATCCGGACATTGTCGTCAGCCTGCAGGACCTGCTCATTCATGACGGGTATGCGGTCCACACCGCCACCTCCTGCGCCCAAGCGCTCGCCCACCTCCATGCCCACCGGTTTAATGCGGTCTTGCTCGACGTCACACTGCCCGATGGCGATGGACTGACGCTCCTCGGCACCATCCAGCAGCTGGACCCGCACTTGCCGGTCATCATCGTGACCGCCAGCACGGCCACGGAGAAAACCGTGGGCTCACTGTCACGGGGCGCGTACGCCTATCTGACCAAACCCTACCACCGCGAGGAGCTTCGGCAAACGCTCCGGCGCGCCATCGGGGTCAAGGAACTCGCGGTGAAAGCGCAGCAGGCCGAGCATCTCTTGACGGAAAGCGAACACCGCTTCCGCTCGCTGGTGGAATCGGCCAGCGATGCCATCGTCGTTGCGGACGGGCGCGGCACCATCGTCTCGCACAACCGCTCGGCGGCCACGATGTTCGGCTACCCGCACGACGGGCTGCTTGGGCAGCCCCTTACCATCCTGATGCCCGTCCGCTTTCGAGACCGGCATCTGGCCGGGCTGGCGCGCGTCGAGACAACCGGGGTGAGCCGTCTGATCGGATCGGCGGTCGAGCTGCAAGGGATCAAGAAGGATGGCACCGAATTTCCGATCGAACTCTCGCTGGCCACATGGAAAACCGGCGGCGGCAATTTTTACAGCGGCATCATTCGAGACATTTCACAGCGGAAGCAGATCGAAGAAACGCTGCGCCGCAGCGAGCGGTTGCTGAAAGATATTATCGACAATAGCACCGCGGTCATTTACGTGAAAGGCGCGGACGGCCGGTACATCCTGACCAATCGGCGGTTCCAGGAATTGTTCCATCTGACGGCCGGGCAGATTGCCGGACGCACCGACCACGACCTCTTTCCCCCCAAGATCGCCGAGGTCTTCAGCGCCAATGATCGCCAGGTCTTGGACCGCAATGGGCCGGCGGAATACGACGAGACCGCCCCGCATCCGGACGGACTCCATCACTACATCTCCATCAAATTTCCGCTGTGCGACGACACCGGCGGGCCTTACGCCGTCTGCGGCATCTCCACCGACATTACCGAACGCAAACGAATCGGCGACCATCTCAGAACCAATGAGGAGCGGATTCAGCACGCGCTCGGAAGCGCGCGCATCGGCATTTGGGACTGGAACCTCCGGACAGACCGTTGTTACTGGTCGCCGATCGCCCATGACCTGCTCGGAGACCCAGCCGGATCGGGCCTCATAAGCCGGCAAGACTTTCTCGCGCGGATCCATCCCGACGACCGGCCCTCGATCCTGGCCGCGCTCCGCCTGGCGGACAGCACCTCACAGGGCGAAATCGCCTTCGAGCATCGAGTCCGCCGCCCTGACGGCACCCTTCGGTGGCTGGCATGGTCCGGCCATATTATTCATGACGAGACGGGACGAGCCTCTCGCATCGTGGGCACCGTCCAAGCGCACACACCGCCCGGCCGCTGA
- a CDS encoding ABC transporter substrate-binding protein, protein MPIYGCRTAHLSHLRHGAAGQHLLALILALLASIFAIPPAQAAEIAILKSSDLPAYAQAIEGFKATAPASATYVEYDLRNDAELGLLLAKKIRASDAQMVLAVGIKAALAAKHEIADIPIVYMMILDPLKHRLTAPNMTGTQLEIPLHRQFKIIHTLLPSLRRLGVLFESNKSAARINDAVLQAAASGFRLESFPVGSEKDIPQQLRALLAEVEGLWLTPDSTVLTAESIRFILESALARHIPVIGFSPELTKLGALLSISIAYGDVGRETGQLAKRLLDGERILSTKPVPIERMTITVNHKTANFLGIAFPGDLERLIDATY, encoded by the coding sequence ATGCCAATATACGGATGCCGCACAGCACACCTCTCTCACCTCCGGCATGGCGCGGCCGGACAGCATCTGCTCGCCCTCATCTTGGCACTCCTCGCCTCCATCTTCGCCATTCCGCCGGCACAGGCCGCCGAGATCGCAATCCTCAAGTCCTCGGACCTGCCGGCCTACGCCCAGGCCATCGAAGGCTTCAAAGCCACAGCTCCGGCCTCCGCAACCTATGTGGAATACGATCTGCGCAATGATGCCGAGCTGGGCCTCCTCTTGGCCAAGAAAATCAGAGCTTCGGACGCGCAGATGGTCCTCGCCGTCGGCATCAAAGCCGCGCTGGCCGCCAAGCACGAAATTGCGGATATCCCCATCGTCTATATGATGATCCTCGACCCGCTCAAGCACCGCCTCACGGCGCCCAATATGACCGGCACGCAATTAGAAATTCCGCTCCACCGACAATTCAAAATCATCCACACCCTGCTGCCATCGTTGCGGCGGCTCGGCGTCCTCTTTGAGTCCAACAAATCCGCCGCTCGAATCAATGATGCCGTCCTACAGGCCGCCGCCAGCGGGTTTCGACTGGAATCCTTTCCCGTCGGCAGCGAGAAAGACATCCCTCAGCAACTGCGCGCGCTGCTCGCCGAAGTCGAGGGCCTTTGGCTGACGCCAGACTCCACCGTCCTGACCGCTGAGTCGATTCGGTTTATTCTTGAGTCCGCCCTCGCGCGGCATATTCCGGTGATCGGGTTTTCGCCGGAATTGACGAAGCTTGGGGCGCTGCTCAGTATTTCGATTGCCTACGGCGATGTCGGCCGCGAAACCGGGCAGCTGGCCAAACGTCTGCTCGACGGAGAACGAATACTTTCGACGAAGCCGGTCCCGATCGAACGCATGACGATCACAGTGAATCACAAGACCGCCAACTTCCTGGGCATCGCCTTTCCCGGCGACCTCGAACGCCTGATCGATGCCACTTATTAG
- a CDS encoding ATP-binding protein: MHPDPAPLRHASPPPGSPASPFISLRTKFVLFFSLILVLTCSTLSWYFVETKRAAMMEDLHRLGTILLANVAHNDHFRFAALIAEDPITLQQYIDGLASIDEVVYVVITNAQGRILAKQSKDTYPSATGSHPSATLPLYPDADIAARAVQAHAATPQVTPLTAPGTLAPQSSERHSLWFDVFPALSENLYDFALPIRRPSAMPLPPFALDPDNLTAPRSETAAPAIYGIVQIGLTDKHVRQSVITMMGNVFALTALIIVAGIAGAHMLTAKITTPLRRLADMARQVSTGAVPEHLPATTHDEVGQLTCLFNDMARSVQERNQAITANLHTITRHVSQLTTLHQASAAIASTLNMNVLLDTVLQLLVGNLGFVRMVLSLRHEDRETSYIARVTGVSPDVAESAYRLEIPIRDDGSITAALLLHGTPVLVEHLESETGRIHPPVLALLQDTGISSFIAVPLQSRNGIVGYLAGDRGQQACTEDDLRILLTIASHVAAAIDNTRAYMHLSELTQHLEERIRERTDELSRANDQLQAHDRRRSTFLSVVSHELRTPMTAIRNFAENMLDGVTGPLTPQQTTYLARIEHNVARLARIINQLLDWSRLDRQKDVLHPDSVCIAEIAVTAIDSLQAVAAEKQVTLVIDAHATLPQVYGDRDKLEQILWNLIGNAIKFTPPGGTVTISFSRTADDMVKTCVADTGCGISPQHLPHIFDEFSKVPSSMPASQGAQLGLFITKTLVAMHKGEIAVESAPGSGTRIFFTVPIAGISGPPCAPITRTF, encoded by the coding sequence ATGCACCCTGACCCCGCCCCTCTCCGCCACGCATCCCCGCCGCCCGGCTCCCCCGCAAGCCCGTTCATCAGCTTGCGCACGAAGTTCGTGCTGTTCTTCAGCCTCATCCTCGTCCTCACCTGCTCCACCTTGAGCTGGTATTTTGTCGAAACCAAACGCGCCGCCATGATGGAGGATCTCCATCGTCTCGGCACCATCCTTCTGGCCAACGTCGCGCATAACGATCATTTTCGTTTTGCGGCCTTAATCGCGGAAGATCCCATTACCTTGCAACAATACATCGATGGACTCGCCTCCATCGACGAAGTCGTCTATGTCGTTATCACGAACGCTCAGGGCCGCATTCTCGCCAAACAGAGCAAGGACACCTATCCCTCCGCCACAGGCTCGCACCCATCCGCAACGCTCCCCCTCTACCCGGATGCCGATATCGCCGCCCGGGCCGTACAGGCACACGCCGCAACTCCGCAGGTCACACCGCTCACGGCGCCAGGCACGCTCGCGCCCCAATCTTCCGAGCGCCACTCGCTCTGGTTTGACGTGTTCCCTGCCCTCTCGGAGAATCTCTATGACTTCGCCCTGCCGATACGCCGCCCCTCGGCGATGCCCCTTCCTCCCTTTGCGCTCGACCCCGACAATCTGACGGCTCCGCGGAGCGAGACGGCCGCCCCGGCCATCTATGGCATCGTTCAAATCGGCCTCACCGACAAACATGTCCGCCAGTCAGTCATCACCATGATGGGAAACGTCTTTGCCTTGACCGCCCTCATCATTGTCGCCGGCATTGCCGGCGCCCACATGTTGACGGCCAAAATTACCACGCCACTGCGGCGGCTCGCCGACATGGCCCGCCAAGTGTCCACCGGTGCCGTCCCGGAGCACTTGCCCGCAACGACGCATGACGAAGTAGGCCAATTGACCTGCCTGTTCAACGACATGGCCCGCTCGGTGCAAGAACGCAATCAGGCCATCACCGCCAACCTCCATACCATTACACGGCACGTCAGCCAGCTCACCACGCTGCATCAAGCCAGCGCGGCCATTGCCAGCACACTGAACATGAACGTGCTCCTCGATACCGTGCTGCAATTGCTGGTCGGTAATCTCGGTTTTGTGCGCATGGTGCTGAGCCTTCGCCACGAAGACCGGGAGACGTCCTATATTGCCAGAGTCACCGGCGTCTCGCCCGACGTCGCCGAATCCGCCTATCGCCTGGAGATTCCCATTCGCGACGACGGCTCCATCACCGCCGCGCTCTTGCTGCATGGAACACCGGTGCTCGTGGAACACCTGGAATCCGAAACCGGCCGGATCCACCCGCCGGTGCTGGCATTACTCCAAGACACCGGCATCTCGTCCTTTATTGCCGTGCCGCTGCAAAGCCGGAACGGCATTGTGGGATATCTGGCCGGAGACCGCGGCCAGCAGGCCTGCACCGAAGACGATCTCCGGATTCTCCTGACGATTGCCAGCCATGTCGCCGCCGCCATCGATAACACGCGGGCCTACATGCACTTGTCCGAGCTCACCCAGCACCTCGAAGAGCGCATTCGCGAACGCACCGACGAACTGTCTCGGGCAAACGACCAACTGCAGGCCCACGACCGGCGGCGCTCGACCTTCTTATCGGTGGTGTCTCATGAATTGCGCACGCCCATGACCGCGATCCGCAACTTTGCGGAAAACATGCTCGACGGGGTCACCGGCCCATTGACCCCCCAGCAGACCACCTACCTCGCCCGCATCGAACACAACGTGGCCCGGCTCGCCCGCATCATCAATCAATTACTGGACTGGTCCCGTTTGGACAGACAGAAAGACGTACTGCACCCGGACTCCGTCTGCATCGCGGAGATCGCGGTCACGGCCATAGACAGCCTGCAAGCCGTCGCGGCGGAAAAACAGGTGACACTGGTCATCGACGCCCATGCGACACTGCCACAGGTCTACGGTGATCGGGATAAACTGGAACAGATCCTCTGGAACCTCATCGGAAATGCCATCAAATTCACTCCGCCTGGCGGAACCGTGACCATCTCCTTTTCCCGCACAGCCGACGACATGGTCAAAACCTGCGTGGCCGATACGGGCTGCGGGATTTCTCCGCAACATCTGCCCCATATTTTCGATGAATTCTCTAAAGTGCCCTCATCAATGCCGGCCTCTCAAGGAGCCCAGCTTGGCTTATTCATCACCAAAACCCTCGTGGCCATGCACAAAGGAGAGATTGCTGTCGAAAGCGCGCCTGGATCGGGAACCCGGATCTTCTTTACCGTGCCCATTGCCGGCATATCCGGCCCCCCCTGCGCCCCGATAACACGAACATTTTGA